From one Chloroflexota bacterium genomic stretch:
- a CDS encoding AMP-binding protein has protein sequence MTSASSLPSTIGGLLTERANRQPDHTFLVNGDERWTYARAEQQAAALARGLCALGLRPGDRLGIILPNLAQYVIAIFAAAKAGVILVPINTRRNKAEVSARLSKTQPSAVITDADHLPMMRELRRDVPELKHVIALEGDADGVIGFESLLAATATSRLPEIAPTDPAAIIHTLGNSGQPRGAVLTHGGLLQNAAAIAAGLACTADDVFLGAVPFSNSFGLAPTILACAVAGAQLVPLSIYHPGEALALIERAKITVHHGVPTMFALELNHPDFRAERCASLRTGIMSGAPCPPELVTRVREQMHCNVVLAYGLTEASPAVTMTRLDDGPITATQTVGRPLNGVSLKVVDADGNALPEGSEGELCARGYNIMQGYWHDPEATAQVLDADGWLHTGDLAVIDPDGPVRLIGRKGEIINRGGFKIYPGTIEMVLRSYPGVKEAAVVGVPDSIFGEITCACVVRAPGANFGADSLRAFAAERLADSAALDRVVFFEALPRRDSGPVRKDLLRERVRIRGHAWKFGKNIDTDAIIPARHCNTADPRELAQHCMEDADPDFVRKMRRGDVIVADTNFGCGSSREVAPISLKAAGVSAVIAKSFARIFFRNSINIGLPILECPAAVDAIEQGDEVEVEPATGAIRNLTRGETYRAEPFPDFLQRIIDRGGLLAYVEERLAARL, from the coding sequence ATGACATCTGCCTCTTCTCTGCCCTCAACCATTGGCGGCTTGCTTACCGAACGGGCTAACCGCCAGCCCGACCACACTTTCCTGGTGAATGGCGACGAGCGCTGGACTTACGCCCGGGCCGAGCAACAGGCGGCGGCGTTGGCAAGGGGACTGTGCGCGCTGGGATTGCGCCCTGGCGACCGGCTGGGAATCATTTTGCCAAATCTCGCGCAATATGTGATTGCCATCTTTGCCGCCGCCAAAGCCGGAGTGATTCTGGTTCCCATCAACACCCGGCGCAATAAGGCTGAAGTGTCGGCGCGCCTCTCGAAGACTCAGCCATCGGCCGTCATCACTGATGCCGATCACTTGCCGATGATGCGTGAACTGCGCCGCGATGTGCCTGAACTGAAACACGTGATTGCACTGGAAGGGGATGCCGATGGCGTAATTGGTTTTGAGAGTCTTCTGGCGGCCACCGCCACCTCCCGCTTGCCGGAAATCGCTCCGACAGACCCGGCGGCGATCATCCACACCCTCGGCAACTCGGGCCAGCCGCGCGGCGCAGTGCTCACGCACGGCGGACTATTGCAAAATGCGGCGGCCATCGCCGCCGGTCTGGCCTGCACCGCCGACGATGTGTTCCTCGGGGCGGTGCCGTTTTCCAATTCATTCGGCCTCGCGCCGACTATCCTGGCTTGCGCGGTTGCGGGCGCGCAACTTGTGCCCCTGTCAATCTATCATCCCGGCGAAGCCCTGGCGTTGATCGAGAGAGCGAAGATCACGGTGCATCACGGCGTCCCCACCATGTTTGCGCTTGAACTCAATCATCCCGACTTTCGCGCAGAAAGGTGCGCCAGCCTGCGCACCGGCATTATGTCCGGCGCGCCTTGCCCGCCTGAGTTGGTGACTCGCGTGCGGGAGCAGATGCACTGCAACGTGGTGCTGGCCTATGGCCTCACCGAAGCCTCGCCCGCCGTCACGATGACTCGTTTGGATGATGGCCCGATTACGGCGACTCAAACGGTGGGCCGGCCGTTGAACGGCGTGTCGTTGAAGGTGGTGGATGCCGACGGAAACGCCTTGCCCGAGGGCTCGGAAGGCGAACTATGCGCGCGCGGTTACAACATTATGCAAGGCTACTGGCATGACCCGGAAGCTACGGCTCAGGTGCTCGATGCCGATGGCTGGTTACATACCGGCGACCTGGCCGTGATCGATCCCGATGGTCCGGTGCGCCTCATCGGGCGCAAAGGCGAGATCATCAACCGGGGCGGTTTCAAAATCTATCCCGGAACTATAGAGATGGTCTTGCGTTCGTACCCTGGCGTAAAAGAAGCGGCGGTCGTCGGCGTGCCCGATTCGATTTTCGGCGAGATCACCTGCGCCTGCGTGGTGCGCGCGCCGGGCGCAAATTTTGGCGCTGATTCACTACGGGCCTTCGCCGCCGAGCGCCTGGCCGACTCGGCGGCGCTCGACCGGGTCGTGTTCTTCGAAGCCCTTCCCCGGCGAGACAGCGGCCCGGTGCGGAAAGACCTCTTGCGAGAGCGGGTGCGGATACGCGGCCACGCCTGGAAGTTCGGCAAGAACATTGACACCGACGCCATCATCCCGGCCCGTCACTGCAACACCGCCGACCCGCGCGAGTTGGCCCAGCACTGCATGGAGGACGCCGACCCCGACTTCGTCCGCAAGATGCGGCGGGGCGATGTGATCGTGGCCGACACCAATTTCGGTTGCGGCTCATCGCGCGAAGTTGCGCCCATCAGCCTCAAGGCCGCCGGAGTGTCTGCCGTCATCGCCAAATCCTTTGCCCGCATCTTCTTCCGCAACTCGATCAATATCGGCTTGCCGATTCTGGAATGTCCGGCGGCAGTGGATGCCATCGAGCAAGGCGATGAGGTGGAAGTGGAACCGGCCACGGGCGCCATTCGCAACCTCACTCGCGGCGAGACTTACCGGGCCGAGCCATTCCCTGATTTTCTGCAACGCATCATTGATCGAGGCGGATTGCTGGCCTACGTCGAAGAGCGGTTGGCGGCAAGATTATAG
- the leuC gene encoding 3-isopropylmalate dehydratase large subunit — protein sequence MGMTLAEKILADHCGEKEVHPGQFINARVDIVMASELSGIVAIEEFEKIKGARIFDPKKVVFVMDHFTPAKDIKSAEIVKRCREFAREHGITFFEVGRAGIQHILLPEKGLVSPGDLIAGADSHTCTHGFLGAFGTGIGSTDAAAAMVLGEIWLKVPESAKFVYHGQPPRWVGGKDLILHTIGQIGVDGARYQAMEFTGEALDHLGLADRFAMANMAIEAGAKTGLFAADEKTREFCRRAGAREGACHRSDPDAEYAAVYEFDVEKFEPFVALPFLPENVKPVSELAGLEIDQVVIGMCTNGNLEDLRAAAEVLRGRKTHPRVRTVIIPGSQKVYLDALHEGLIDIFVEADCSVSTPTCGPCLGGHMGVLAAGERCVSTSNRNFKGRMGHATSEVYLVNPYVAAASAVAGHLASPTEVLK from the coding sequence ATGGGTATGACCTTAGCCGAAAAGATACTCGCCGACCACTGCGGCGAAAAAGAAGTCCATCCGGGCCAATTCATCAACGCCCGGGTAGACATTGTGATGGCGTCCGAACTGTCGGGCATTGTGGCGATTGAAGAGTTCGAGAAGATCAAAGGCGCGCGAATCTTCGACCCGAAGAAAGTCGTGTTCGTGATGGATCACTTCACGCCGGCCAAAGACATCAAGAGCGCCGAGATCGTCAAACGTTGCCGCGAGTTTGCCCGCGAACACGGCATCACCTTCTTCGAGGTCGGCCGCGCCGGAATCCAGCACATCCTTCTGCCGGAGAAAGGCCTGGTCTCACCGGGCGACCTCATCGCCGGCGCCGACTCGCACACCTGTACCCACGGCTTCCTCGGCGCGTTCGGCACGGGTATCGGTTCCACCGACGCGGCGGCGGCCATGGTCCTGGGCGAAATCTGGTTGAAGGTTCCAGAGAGCGCCAAGTTCGTCTATCACGGTCAGCCGCCCCGGTGGGTGGGCGGCAAGGATTTGATATTACACACTATCGGCCAGATTGGCGTGGATGGCGCGCGCTATCAGGCGATGGAATTCACGGGCGAGGCCCTCGATCACCTCGGCCTGGCCGACCGTTTCGCAATGGCGAACATGGCGATTGAGGCCGGGGCCAAGACGGGCCTGTTCGCCGCCGACGAGAAGACGCGCGAGTTTTGCCGCAGAGCGGGCGCGCGCGAGGGCGCGTGCCACCGAAGCGATCCTGACGCAGAGTACGCCGCCGTGTACGAGTTCGACGTTGAGAAGTTTGAGCCGTTCGTCGCCCTGCCGTTTTTACCGGAGAACGTCAAGCCGGTGTCGGAGTTGGCCGGATTGGAGATTGACCAAGTTGTGATCGGCATGTGCACCAACGGCAATCTCGAAGACCTGCGCGCCGCCGCCGAAGTCTTACGCGGGCGGAAGACTCACCCGCGCGTGCGAACGGTCATCATCCCCGGCAGCCAGAAAGTGTATCTCGACGCATTGCACGAAGGACTCATTGACATCTTCGTCGAGGCCGACTGCTCGGTAAGCACACCGACGTGCGGCCCGTGCCTCGGCGGGCACATGGGCGTGCTGGCCGCCGGCGAGCGGTGTGTCTCGACCAGCAACCGCAACTTCAAAGGCCGCATGGGCCATGCCACGAGTGAAGTGTATCTGGTGAATCCTTATGTGGCGGCGGCCTCGGCAGTGGCAGGCCACCTCGCCTCGCCGACTGAAGTCTTGAAGTGA
- a CDS encoding AMP-binding protein, which yields MPYFDQATETLPRERLAAMQLQKFRAMLAELWGGNAFYTAKLKAAGVQPGDLCSLPDLSLLPVTTKAELLADQAAYPPFGRNLTYPLSAYGRIHQTSGTTGAPLRVLDTEASWHWWGRCWGHVLCGAGLNAWDRVFMAFSFGPFIGFWAAVEGARQVGAMMIPGGGRDSLQRLELMRDTGATALCCTPTYALRLAEVARESNFDLSRLAVRATIHAGEPGANIPATKRRIEQAWGAKCYDHAGASEVGAHSFECEAQPGGTHIIESEFIAEVLDPNTLRPVAPGQQGELVITNLGRWGFPVIRYRTGDIVLLNPAPCECGRTFARFEGGVLGRVDDMITVRGVNVFPGAVENIIRRFAEVDEFRVTVRTVREMDEMSVEVELVEDADPAVVNAIGQTIDSALSFRPAICLAPRGALPRFELKARRFFVEH from the coding sequence ATGCCATACTTCGATCAAGCCACTGAAACTTTGCCGCGTGAGCGATTGGCGGCTATGCAATTGCAGAAATTCCGGGCGATGTTGGCTGAGCTATGGGGCGGGAACGCGTTTTACACCGCCAAGCTGAAAGCGGCAGGCGTCCAGCCGGGTGATCTTTGTTCGCTGCCGGACTTGTCGCTTCTGCCGGTGACGACCAAGGCCGAATTGCTGGCCGACCAGGCCGCCTACCCGCCATTTGGCCGCAATCTAACCTATCCGCTGTCGGCTTATGGGCGCATTCATCAAACGTCCGGCACTACCGGCGCGCCGTTGCGCGTTCTGGATACGGAAGCCAGTTGGCACTGGTGGGGCCGGTGCTGGGGCCATGTGCTCTGCGGCGCGGGCCTCAACGCCTGGGATCGCGTGTTCATGGCTTTCTCTTTCGGCCCCTTCATCGGTTTTTGGGCGGCGGTCGAAGGCGCGCGCCAGGTGGGGGCTATGATGATCCCCGGCGGCGGGCGCGATTCGCTTCAGCGTTTGGAATTGATGCGCGACACCGGCGCAACGGCCTTGTGCTGCACGCCGACGTATGCTCTGCGGCTGGCTGAGGTGGCGCGCGAGAGCAACTTCGACCTGAGCCGCCTCGCGGTGCGGGCCACCATTCACGCCGGAGAGCCGGGGGCCAACATTCCCGCCACCAAGCGGCGGATTGAACAGGCCTGGGGCGCGAAATGTTACGACCATGCCGGGGCTTCGGAAGTGGGGGCGCATTCTTTCGAGTGCGAAGCCCAACCTGGCGGGACGCACATCATCGAGAGCGAGTTCATCGCCGAGGTGCTGGACCCGAATACCCTGCGGCCGGTGGCGCCCGGCCAGCAGGGCGAACTGGTCATCACCAACCTGGGACGGTGGGGCTTTCCCGTCATTCGTTATCGCACCGGCGACATCGTGCTGCTCAACCCGGCCCCATGCGAGTGCGGGCGGACCTTTGCCCGCTTTGAAGGCGGTGTGCTGGGTCGGGTTGACGACATGATCACCGTGCGCGGCGTCAACGTGTTTCCGGGCGCGGTGGAAAACATCATCCGCCGCTTCGCCGAGGTGGACGAGTTTCGGGTCACGGTTCGCACCGTGCGCGAGATGGACGAAATGAGCGTCGAGGTCGAGCTGGTCGAAGACGCCGACCCGGCCGTGGTCAATGCCATCGGGCAGACCATTGACTCGGCGCTGTCTTTCCGCCCGGCCATTTGCCTCGCCCCGCGCGGCGCGCTGCCCCGCTTCGAGTTGAAAGCCCGGCGCTTTTTCGTGGAGCATTAG
- a CDS encoding histidine phosphatase family protein, whose translation MSLAIYLVRHGEVEHHRTDVSLTPRGQAQAEAAGALLATRVAASDSVAIRYSPVTRVKETAELLHGSLSSALAAAGGVIFSPLQPDEALSNVRFILNPGEPPNEPSLLHAQTNSPAFLQSVSPARADFYRGFWASRDPMGYWLTRDSAGAAETLEIVWARVCERVRGLLDEHGQGLERRTHWIGVTHSGALRVVLRHAFGADPGEPDFCSFVVIEPDGPRNRLTLSYQGRRTPLELAEC comes from the coding sequence ATGAGCCTCGCGATCTACCTTGTGCGTCATGGCGAAGTGGAGCATCACCGCACGGACGTGAGCCTCACACCGCGCGGGCAGGCGCAAGCCGAGGCCGCCGGAGCCTTGCTCGCAACCCGCGTCGCCGCCAGCGACTCGGTTGCCATTCGATATTCACCCGTGACACGGGTGAAGGAGACGGCGGAGCTGTTGCACGGTAGCCTCTCGTCTGCGCTGGCCGCCGCCGGGGGCGTCATCTTCTCTCCGCTGCAACCCGATGAAGCCTTGAGCAACGTCCGCTTTATTTTGAATCCGGGTGAACCGCCGAATGAACCGTCTTTGCTTCATGCCCAAACCAACAGCCCGGCCTTTTTGCAGAGCGTGTCTCCTGCGCGCGCCGACTTCTACCGCGGCTTTTGGGCCAGCCGCGACCCCATGGGTTACTGGCTGACGCGCGACAGCGCGGGCGCCGCCGAAACGCTGGAGATTGTCTGGGCGCGGGTGTGTGAGCGAGTGCGCGGTCTTTTGGATGAACATGGCCAGGGCCTGGAGAGGCGCACCCATTGGATCGGCGTCACGCACTCCGGCGCGTTGCGCGTGGTGCTCCGCCACGCCTTTGGCGCCGATCCGGGTGAGCCGGATTTTTGTAGCTTCGTCGTCATCGAACCGGACGGCCCGCGCAACCGGCTCACGCTTTCTTATCAGGGGCGGAGGACGCCACTGGAACTGGCCGAATGCTGA
- a CDS encoding UbiX family flavin prenyltransferase, with product MRRLVVGISGASGTIYGIRLLEVLRGVADVETHLILSNAAKQNVLLETDYTVEAVEALADVQHRFGDTAAAISSGSFKTMGMVVVPCSMKTLSAIAHSASSNLLIRAADVTLKERRRLVLVPRETPLHLGHLRLMTQITEIGAVLVPPMPAFYHRPQTLDDVINQTVNRMLDLLGIELNQDLFERWQGPHYPLQQRSEDANS from the coding sequence ATGAGGCGATTAGTCGTCGGTATTTCCGGGGCCAGCGGAACGATCTATGGCATTCGCTTGCTGGAAGTCTTGCGCGGCGTCGCCGATGTGGAAACGCACCTTATCCTGAGCAATGCCGCCAAACAGAACGTCCTGCTGGAGACGGACTACACGGTGGAGGCCGTTGAAGCGCTGGCCGATGTGCAGCACCGCTTTGGCGATACTGCGGCCGCCATCTCCTCCGGCTCATTCAAAACCATGGGGATGGTGGTCGTGCCCTGTTCGATGAAAACGCTCTCAGCTATTGCCCATTCGGCCAGCAGTAACCTGCTCATTCGCGCCGCCGACGTGACTCTCAAAGAGCGCCGCCGCCTGGTGCTCGTCCCGCGCGAAACGCCTTTGCACCTGGGGCACTTGCGGTTGATGACCCAGATCACGGAAATCGGCGCGGTGCTCGTCCCGCCCATGCCCGCGTTTTACCACCGCCCGCAAACGCTGGACGACGTGATCAACCAGACCGTCAACCGCATGCTCGACTTGCTGGGTATTGAGCTCAATCAGGATTTGTTCGAGCGGTGGCAGGGGCCGCACTATCCGTTGCAACAGCGCTCGGAGGACGCGAACTCATGA
- a CDS encoding NUDIX hydrolase, translating to MRAQFCAECGTRLTMNLIHGREREHCPACGVVVYHTPAPIGMAMVERDHQLVLIRRTAPPLQGYWAPPAGHVELGESVTEATIRETREETGLEIILGELVNVYSHGDAEVMIVAYRARATGGEPRAGDDAGEVGLFAPGHIPVQPPPDVSQATALDRWFYGVVQEATGPWREAPTGRL from the coding sequence ATGCGCGCCCAATTCTGCGCTGAATGCGGCACGCGCCTGACCATGAACCTGATCCATGGGCGCGAACGGGAACACTGCCCGGCGTGTGGCGTCGTTGTCTACCACACGCCCGCGCCAATCGGGATGGCGATGGTAGAGCGCGACCATCAGTTGGTGCTTATCCGACGGACGGCTCCGCCCTTGCAGGGGTACTGGGCCCCGCCGGCCGGCCATGTGGAACTTGGCGAATCGGTCACCGAGGCAACCATCCGCGAGACCCGCGAAGAAACAGGTCTGGAAATTATCTTGGGTGAATTGGTGAACGTCTATTCGCACGGCGATGCAGAGGTGATGATTGTGGCTTATCGGGCACGAGCCACCGGCGGGGAGCCGAGAGCCGGAGATGACGCCGGCGAGGTGGGTTTGTTTGCCCCCGGCCATATCCCGGTTCAACCGCCTCCCGATGTGTCGCAGGCGACGGCGCTTGACCGCTGGTTTTATGGAGTCGTTCAGGAGGCCACCGGGCCCTGGCGCGAGGCCCCGACGGGACGCCTATGA
- a CDS encoding phenylphosphate synthase subunit beta has translation MDAEPYILWLDDCDRTSVPLVGGKCASLGDMIKANINVPPGFAVTTAAYRDFLAEAGIGQEIQKILAEVRPDDVEAAEKASLTIRQLMGSAPIPAKIEDSIYRAYKELCGECGVADLPVAVRSSATAEDLPNASFAGQQDTTLWVRTAGSVLIRTAICWSSLFTPRAISYRLAMGFPHDKVLISVGVQKMANARVAGVMFTLNPSNGDRSTIAIDASWGLGESVVSGMVTPDNFLVNRITKDVIKRVASPKLIEYIPDPEGQKAVVMDVPPERQNALCMTDEEVQAVAILGECLDVYYRNPQDIEWALDRDLPFPRNIVALQCRPETVWSRKPRESIAKQKSGPLDFVVANLLAGVRTGLNHSRED, from the coding sequence ATGGACGCCGAACCCTACATCCTCTGGCTCGATGACTGTGATCGCACATCCGTGCCGTTGGTCGGCGGCAAGTGCGCCAGTCTGGGCGACATGATCAAAGCCAACATCAACGTGCCGCCGGGTTTTGCGGTGACGACGGCGGCTTACCGGGATTTTCTCGCGGAGGCTGGCATCGGCCAGGAAATTCAGAAGATTCTGGCGGAAGTCCGCCCGGATGATGTCGAGGCCGCCGAGAAGGCCAGCCTCACCATCCGGCAACTGATGGGCTCCGCCCCCATTCCGGCGAAGATCGAGGACAGCATTTACCGGGCTTACAAGGAATTGTGCGGCGAATGCGGCGTGGCCGACTTGCCGGTGGCCGTGCGCTCCAGCGCCACCGCCGAAGACCTGCCCAATGCCTCGTTTGCCGGGCAGCAGGACACGACGCTCTGGGTGCGCACGGCCGGCTCCGTTTTGATCCGCACCGCAATTTGTTGGTCGAGCCTTTTCACACCTCGCGCCATCTCCTATCGCCTGGCCATGGGCTTCCCGCACGACAAAGTGCTGATCAGCGTCGGCGTCCAGAAGATGGCCAACGCTCGCGTGGCAGGAGTCATGTTCACCCTCAACCCGTCCAACGGCGACCGCTCGACGATTGCGATTGACGCCAGTTGGGGGTTGGGCGAAAGCGTCGTCTCGGGCATGGTTACGCCCGACAACTTCCTCGTCAACCGGATCACGAAGGACGTGATAAAACGGGTGGCCTCGCCCAAACTAATCGAATACATTCCCGATCCGGAGGGGCAAAAGGCCGTAGTAATGGATGTCCCGCCCGAGCGCCAGAATGCGCTGTGCATGACCGACGAGGAGGTCCAGGCAGTAGCGATTCTGGGAGAATGCCTCGACGTCTACTATCGAAACCCGCAGGACATCGAATGGGCGCTGGACCGCGACTTGCCTTTTCCCCGCAACATCGTTGCCCTGCAGTGCCGCCCGGAAACGGTGTGGAGCCGCAAGCCGCGCGAGTCCATTGCCAAGCAAAAAAGCGGGCCGCTGGATTTTGTGGTCGCCAATTTGCTGGCCGGCGTGCGCACCGGCCTGAACCACAGCCGGGAGGACTAG